The following nucleotide sequence is from Paracrocinitomix mangrovi.
GCACTACTTGGCCCGGTAAAATTTGAATTAATATCATAAGCCGGAGCAGGTGTAGGATATGCATTTCCATAAACTGTACCTCCAGAATAAGCTTTGCCATCATAAGCGTATGTCGCTGTCATACCAAAATTATCAGTAACTGACCCACTATAAGTTGCAAAAATGAGCAATGGATCTATCACTAATTCAAGTGATTTATCATAAGCACCAACATTATAGCTTATCTCTCCCTCTTTAGTCAATTGAAAGCTGCAATCTACATTCAGTACTTTTCCATTTTTAATTTGATAGACATAAGGTTTCTGTTCAATAATTTTACCCAGGGTGGTTTCTATTTCAATATTCCCATCCTTTGTCAGTTTAATTTTGTCTTGACCGTGATAGTGGATTTTAATTTGGTTTGGATTTGCGTTAGGCGCTACAATAAATTCATATTTCAAATCCTGTTGCTTTTCGTAAAATCTTAGATTAATCCCTTGATACAAATCATTATATACGATTTCATTGTAAGCATGTAAGTTACTCGCCCAACGGCTTTTATCTTGTCCTATGTAATAATTATAATACTCTTTTGTAGGATGATAATTATCAAAAGTTGTTACATCATTTGCTCCAACAAATTCAGCAAAAACTAAATACTGCGGAATAGTTTCCTTTTGTTCTTTATGCTCTTTTGTAAGGTGTTGGACATGCGCTTGTGAATGATCTCTAAACTGATATAAAACACCACCGTTCTCTAACCAGATTTTCCCTCCAAATATATCCGCTCTGTACTTTACATGATCCGGCCATTGACCACCATTAGGTATAAACTTATATACTCCGGGATCATGATCAACATCTTGTCCAAATGAAATAACAGACAAGGTTGTAAACAAAAAAAGTAGATATGATTTAATTTTAAGCATCACTGCAAGATAAGAATTATATATTATTTGAATCAACTAAAGCATAGACGAAATAGCTTGCTGAATAGTTGACTTTCATAGTATTTAAGGTAGCATTCCTATACTGAGATTAACATTTGTTTTATAACTGTTATTTCTTAATTAAAAATAGTTACTTTTACCACCTATTACAGGAAAAATAAATTCGTACCATGTCAGAAAAATATGCAGCTCAGATTAATGAGTTCATGGAAAAGGTAAAAGCAAAAAACGGTCATGAAACTGAATTTTTGCAAGCAGTTACGGAGGTAGCAGAAGCCATCATTCCGTTTATAGAAGAAAATCCAAAATATCAAGGAATCAACCTTTTAGAAAGAATGGTTGAACCTGAGCGTGTAATCATGTTCAGAGTACCTTGGTTGGATGACAAAGGAAACACGCAAGTAAACAGAGGTTACAGAATTGAGTTCAATTCAGCTATCGGACCTTATAAAGGTGGTTTGCGTTTTCACCCATCTGTAAACCTTTCAATTCTTAAGTTTTTAGGATTTGAACAAGTGTTTAAAAACTCATTGACAACACTTCCTATGGGAGGTGGTAAAGGTGGATCTGATTTTGATCCAAAAGGAAAATCGGATAATGAAGTAATGAGATTCTGTCAGTCTTTTATGACTGAATTGTCAAGACATATTGGACCTGACACAGATGTACCTGCAGGAGATATTGGAGTTGGAGGAAGAGAAATTGGATACATGTTTGGTCAGTACAAAAGATTGAGAAATGAATTTACCGGAGTTCTTACTGGAAAAGGTATTAACTGGGGTGGTTCATTAATCAGACCTGAAGCAACCGGTTATGGTACAGTATACTTTGCTGAAGAGATGTTCAAAACTAAAAATGACTCTATTCACGGAAAAGTATGTGCGGTTTCTGGTTCAGGAAACGTTGCTCAATTTGCTATTCAAAAAATTCTTCAATTAGGAGGTAAAGTTGTTACTGCATCTGATTCTTCAGGATATGTATATGCTGAAGACGGTATTCATTCAGAGCACTTAGATTTCTTAATGGAATTGAAGAATGTAAGAAGAGGTAGAATCAAAGAAATGGCCGACAAATTTGACGGAATCCAATTCTTTGAAGGTGAAAGAGTATGGAATGCTCCATGCAATATCCAAGTAGCCTTGCCTTGTGCAACACAAAATGAATTAGATGGAAAAGATGCTGAAACTTTAGCCGGAAAAGGATTGATCCTAGTTGCTGAAGGAGCTAATATGCCATCTACACCAGAGGCTATTGAAGTATTTTTAGAGAAGAAAATTGCTTTCTCACCTGGAAAAGCTTCAAATGCTGGAGGAGTTGCTACTTCAGGACTTGAAATGTCTCAAAACTCATTGAGATTATCTTGGACAAGAGAAGAAGTAGACGAAAGACTTCACAACATCATGAAATCTATTCATGCTGCTTGTGTAAAATATGGTACAGAAGGTGATTACGTTAACTATGTAAAAGGAGCAAACATTGCTGGATTTGTTAAAGTAGCAGATGCAATGATTGACCAAGGAGTAGTATAATCACTACCAAATAGGTAATTCAACTTACCGAATAATAACTTTAAAAGGCGATTCTTTGATTAGAGTCGCCTTTTTTGTATCCTGTAGATTACTAATCAGTCTTTTAAGTGGGATTTTACAGGACCATATTGAGTTTACTACTTTTATTTGTGCTAAATCATGCACAAGCACAAACTACTTTTGCAACTGAAACATTTGGAACAGGTGCAGCTAAAGGTACGCTTGCTAATGGTTTTAATGCCGACTTAGGAACTTGGACTGTTCAAAACACAGGAACTAATGGTTCTGACGCCAATAATTGGTATGTCAGTGGTGAAGAATGTGGAAATGCGGCCGGAACTTGTGGCTCAGCTTGCCCCGGAGGAGACAATTCCCTTCATGTTTCTGCCATTGGAGGTTTATGTGGAACACCTGATTGTGGAGCGGCTTACAATGAAACATCTGCACTCAATCAAACCAATCAACGAGCCATTTCACCAGTTATTGATTGCTCATCTTATAGCACAATTACACTCAATTTTAATTACATAGCCGCACAAGGAGATGATGGTTTTTGGGTAGAATACAGTACAGATGCGGGAAGCACCTGGAGCACCTTTACAGGAGGAAATGTTGCTGCAACCCAATGTTGTTCTTGCCTTGATGCATTTTATTGTAGTTTTCTTGGATTGTGTTGTCCTCCGCAAACAACTCAATCTTGCGCAGGTGGCGGACAGGGATTTTGGACTGCAGTGAGTTTAAGTTTTCCTGCAACAGCTGATGGAAATCCAAATGTTAGATTCGCTTTTCATTGGTCAAATGATGGAAATGGATTTGGATCAGACCCATCAGTGGCTATTGATGATATTACTTTGACTTATGATGGAGTTGTATTATCAGTGAAAATGAAAGATTTTTCATGTGAATCAGAAGGAAATATAAATTACCTCCATTGGACAACTTTATCAGAAAGTTCTTCAAGCCATTTTGAAATTGAGCATTCTTTAGATGGATATCAATTCAGAAAAGTTGGAGCGGTAAATGCTGCAGGCAATTCATCTTCCGCTAAAGACTATAATTTCGTTCACACCGTAGATCAACATCAAAACATCTATCGAATAAAATCGGTTGATACGGACGGTTCATTCCAATACTCTAAAACCATAACAGTATTCAATGATGTAAGCAAAGCAACAATATCTCATGCAAATGGCCAATTTCAAATCAAAAATCTAGAAAATGAAAACGGAATAATTACTGTTTATAACCTGAGCGGTCAAGAAGTGATTTCACCCATTAGTTTCTCATTTGCTGACAATCAAGTAAAACTTCCTATTAACAACTTAAAAGCCGGTATTTATTTTGTGAAAGTGAATTCCAATATTGGAAGTAAGAAATTTAAGATTGTTCTTCAATAATTTTATTAAGAATCTTCTCAGTTGCTCCCTGATTTTCTTTCATAAAACTCAACACTTTGCCATTGATTTCTTTAAGGCTTTTTACTTTTTGAAATGTGTTTTCAAAACTTGCGGCATCATCCACGGAGAAACCTATACCTGCTTCAATAAAAGAAAAAGCTTCAGGAAATTTTTCGAACTTATTTCCAAAAATAACAGGCAATCCAAATGATGCAGGCTCCAATATATTATGCAAACCGGTTTTAAAAGCCCCTCCCACATAGGCTATTGAACCATATTGATATAAATTCATCAACATACCAATATTGTCAATAATCAACAACTGAGGGCTACCCTGAAAATCATCTTTTACGAATTGAGAATATCTTACACTGTCCAGCTTAATTTCACTTTCTATTTTTCTAATAAATGAATCAGAGATTTCATGAGGAGCAATGATCACTTTTTGGTCAGTCAGATTTGATAAACTAGATTTTACCACATCTAAATCTTCTGACCAAATAGAACCCAGTATAAAAACTTCATTTCCAAAATATTTTTCAATTTTTGGATACTGCTGAACCTTGCTAGCATTTTGCATTACCCTATCATACCTTGTATCTCCACAAACTGTTGAATCAATTTGAATACTGGAAAGCAGTTTTTGTGAGTGTTCATTTTGCACGAAAATATGATTGAAAGCACCTAAAACTTTTCTCATATAACCACCATACCATGTAAAAAATGATTGGTTTTTTCTAAACAAAGCTGCAACAGAATAAACTGGAATCCCTTCTTGCTTGCAAGTTAAAATGTAATTAGCCCAGAATTCATACTTGATAAAAAACACAAATTTAGGCTGTACACATTTTATAAATCTCCTTGCATTTTTACTGGAATCTTTAGGCAAATAGACCACTAAATCAGCACCTTCATAGTTCTTTCTAATCTCATATCCAGAAGGAGAAAAAAATGTGACTACAATTTGGCAATTTTGATTTTGCTTGATGGCCTCCATAAGTGGCCTACCTTGTTCAAACTCTCCTAAACTGGCACAATGAAACCAATATACCATTTGAGAAGGATTGAATTTTTCTAATTTTTCCCAAACATCTTTTCTACCCTTCACCCATTTTTTCGCTTTCGGACTCCATAAGGATGCCAAGCGAACGGCAAAAGTGTACATATTTACACCGAGATTATAGAAAAGTTTCATTCTGCTAATCTACATAATACTGTTTAGCTGAGCGCTTATAAATTGGAATTAACCATCCAACTTTAATACCGTAGAAATAATCTTGTTTAATACCCGGATCCGGTCCACCAAGATCAAAGTTATAAAGGCGTTGATTCTGTGTAAAACCCTGAATAAATTCAAAACCGGCATAAAAATTCAAGAAACGCCTGTCCGCCTGAAACAAATAACCTATAAATTCTCGTGCCTCAAACCCCATATGCAAACGGTCATAACCTTTTCTGTATTCGCCTTCTAATTGAGGGACATCATCATACAAACTCTCGATTCTAATTTTATGCATCAAAAATCCACCTCCCAATTGAATCCATAATCCGGAATTTGGATTATTCCCCAGTTTACTCCAAACAAATCCAACATTGGCATTTGCTGTCATCCCTCTCATTAAGAATAAAATTTGAGCAGGTGAGCCACCCATACTGGTAATTTGACCAAAATCGTTCACAATACCTGCAAAAATTGTCGTGTCTCTGAATTGATTTCCGAAAATAAATCCAGAGTTAATACCAACCGTTAAATTGTTCTTGAACTTATAATCCACACTCAAACCGATTTCGTGATTGAATCCCCACAAATCTCCTACATCTCCATCAGTCAAATTAAACTTGTAATTAAGTGCACTTACAAATGTGCTGATACTAGAATCTCTTAAATTACGTTGACCAAATACAACAGAACCAGATAATAGAAAAATTAAAACTACAATTCGCATAAGTACAAAATTAGTAAATGATAACAGAAACTAGCCTCCACACACTAGATAATTGGTTATATTTGCACATTCATTTTACTACTTTAAGAAGTTAAAAATCATGAAGCAAATTCAAATGGTCGACTTGAAAACTCAATATGAGGAAATCAAATCAGAAGTCGACCGAGCTGTGATAGATGTAATCGCCTCATCTGCTTTTGTAAACGGACCAGATGTTAAAGCTTTTCAATCTGAATTAGAATCTTACCTAGATGTTAAACACGTAATTCCTTGTGCCAACGGAACTGATGCTTTGCAAATTGCACTAATGGCACTTGATTTAAAGCCTGGAGATGAAGTCATCACTTCGGACTTTACTTTTGCGGCTACTGTAGAGGTTGTTGGTTTACTTCAACTAAAACATGTTTTAGTAGATGTTGATCCAGATACTTTTAATATTTCTCTTGAAGCAATTGAAGCTGCGATTACTCCAAAAACTAGGGTGATAATTCCTGTTCATTTGTTTGGTCAAGCCGCTAATATGGAAGAAATATTAGCACTTGCCAATAAACACAATATCCATGTGGTAGAAGACAATGCTCAAGCTATTGGTGGAAGTTATACTTTCAGCAATGGTGTCACCAAGAAAAATGGAACAATGGGTGTTATTGGAACAACATCATTTTTCCCATCTAAAAATTTAGGATGTTATGGTGATGGAGGTGCAATCTTCACCAATAATGATGAAATAGCGGTTAAAATTAGATCTATTGTCAATCATGGAATGGGTGAAAGATATCACTATGAGCGTTTAGGTGTCAATTCCAGATTGGATTCAATTCAAGCTGCTGTGTTGAGAATAAAATTGAGAAAGCTAGATGAATACATTGCAAAAAGACAAGCTGCCGCTCAACACTACAATGAATTTTTTAGTCAAATTGATGGTGTAACTACGCCTGCTTTAAATCCAAAAGCTGATCACGTATTCCATCAGTACACTCTTAAAATTGAAGGTTTAGATCAATTTAAACTTCAAAACTACCTTAATGAACAAGGTATTCCGGCAATGATCTATTACCCTATTCCTTTACATTCACAAGAAGCTTATGAAGCTGACAGGTACAATGATGAGGATTTTGCTGTTACAAATAGCCTTTGTAAACAAGTGATTTCCTTGCCAATGCATACCGAATTAGATAAAGAACAATTAGATTACATTTGTGATCACCTTAAAAAATATCTTTCACAAAATTAATAGATGAAAAAAATTGCAGTAATAGGATCAGGTTATGTTGGATTGGTAACGGGAACATGTTTTGCCGAAACTGGTAACAATGTAATCTGCGTAGACATTGATGAGAAAAAAGTTGATAAAATGAGAAATGGTGAGGTACCAATTTACGAACCTCATCTTGACGTTATTTTTGAAAGAAATATTAAACAAAATAGATTGTCTTTTACCACGGATTTAAAATCTGCGGTTGATGCTTCTGAAATAATTTTCTTAGCGTTACCAACACCTCCGGGAGAAGATGGATCTGCTGACTTAAGCTATGTACTTGGAGTGGCAGAAGAACTAGGAAAGATTATTACTGAATACAAAGTAATTGTAGATAAATCAACTGTTCCTGTAGGAACTGCAGAAAAAGTTCATGCCGCAGTTGCAAAAAATGCTCAATGTGACTTTGACATAGTTTCAAATCCTGAATTTTTGAGAGAAGGGTTTGCGGTTGATGATTTTTTAAAACCAGACAGAGTAGTTATTGGTAGTAGTTCTGAAAGAGCTAGAAAAATCATGAAAGAATTATACAAGCCATTCGTAAGACAAGGAAATCCTATCATTTTTATGGATGAAAAATCAGCTGAACTAACTAAATATGCTGCCAATTCATTCCTTGCTACTAAGATTACATTCATGAATGAAATTGCCAATTTTTGTGAGAAGGTTGGAGCCAATGTAGATGATGTAAGAATTGGAATGGGTTCAGATTCTAGAATCGGAAAGAGATTTTTATTCCCTGGAATTGGATTCGGAGGAAGTTGTTTCCCTAAAGATGTTCAAGCGCTTGTTCGTTCAGGTAAAGAAGTGAATTATAAATTCAATATTATTGATGCCGTTTTAAGTGTAAATGATCAACAAAAGTTGAAACTAATAGATAAAATCCGCAACCATTATGGTGATTTGAATGGTTTACACTTTGGTTTATGGGGACTAGCTTTTAAACCAGATACGGATGATATCAGAGAAGCACCAGCTCTTTACATGATTGAAGAGTTACTTCAAGCTGGAGCAAAAATTACAGCTTACGATCCGGAAGCAATGGAAAATGTAAAACAACAGTTTGGAGACAAAATTGAGTTTTCATCAAGTGCTTACGAAGCTTTAAAAGACAAAGATGCATTGTTGATTGCCACAGAATGGGGTGCTTTTAGAAATCCTGATTTTGACAAAATCAAGGAACAATTAAAGTCACCAAAAATATTTGATGGTAGAAATCTATTTGATCTGGAAGAAATGGAAGGAAAAGGTTTTTACTACGAAAGTATTGGAAGACAAACCATCACAGGATAAATGGACAAGAGAAAGAAGATACTTATAACCGGAGCAGCAGGATTCCTGGGATCTCACTTATGTGACAGATTTATTAAAGAAGGATTCCATGTCATTGCTATGGATAATCTAATTACCGGTAGACTTAAAAATATAGAGCATCTTTTTCCGCTTGAAAATTTTGAGTTCTATCACCATGATGTAAGTAAATTCATCCACATTCCTGGACATTTAGATTACATTCTACACTTTGCTTCGCCTGCAAGTCCGATTGATTATTTGAAAATTCCGATTCAAACCTTAAAAGTAGGTTCTTTAGGAATTCACAATTGTTTAGGATTGGCCAAAGCAAAGAATGCTACATTGATGATTGCATCAACTTCGGAAGTTTATGGTGATCCCGAAGTACATCCTCAAACAGAAGATTATTGGGGTCATGTTAATCCAATTGGGCCAAGAGGAGTATATGACGAAGCCAAGAGATTTCAGGAGGCAATGACAATGGCTTATCATACATATCATAATGTAGATACTAGAATCGTTAGAATATTTAATACCTACGGTCCAAGAATGAGATTAAATGACGGTAGAGTTTTACCTGCATTTATTGGACAGGCCTTAAGAGGAGAAGATTTAACCGTATTTGGTGATGGTTCACAAACCAGATCATTCTGTTATGTGGACGATTTGGTTGAAGGAATTTACAGACTGTTAATGTCTGATTACAATTACCCTGTTAATATTGGAAACCCGGATGAAATAAGCATTAAAGATTTTGCAGAGGAGATTATTCAGTTAACAGGAACTTCTCAAAAAATAATTTACAAAGATTTACCTGTAAATGATCCAAAGCAAAGACAACCTGACATCACTAGAGCAAAAGAAATTTTGGGTTGGGAACCAAAGGTTGGACGTAAAGAAGGTTTAGAAAAAACTTATGCCTACTTTAAAAGTCTTTCACCTGAAGAATTAAACGAGAAAGATCACTATAATTTTGACAAGTACATTGTAAAGTAATGAGCGCGTATTTTGCACATGAGACGGCTATTATTGATGAAGGATGTGAAATAGGATCCGGAACAAAAATCTGGCATTTTAGTCATATTATGCCAAACTGCCATATAGGTCAAAATTGTAACATTGGTCAAAATGTTGTTGTAAGCCCTGAAGTAGTTTTAGGAAACAATGTTAAGGTTCAAAATAATG
It contains:
- the gdhA gene encoding NADP-specific glutamate dehydrogenase, encoding MSEKYAAQINEFMEKVKAKNGHETEFLQAVTEVAEAIIPFIEENPKYQGINLLERMVEPERVIMFRVPWLDDKGNTQVNRGYRIEFNSAIGPYKGGLRFHPSVNLSILKFLGFEQVFKNSLTTLPMGGGKGGSDFDPKGKSDNEVMRFCQSFMTELSRHIGPDTDVPAGDIGVGGREIGYMFGQYKRLRNEFTGVLTGKGINWGGSLIRPEATGYGTVYFAEEMFKTKNDSIHGKVCAVSGSGNVAQFAIQKILQLGGKVVTASDSSGYVYAEDGIHSEHLDFLMELKNVRRGRIKEMADKFDGIQFFEGERVWNAPCNIQVALPCATQNELDGKDAETLAGKGLILVAEGANMPSTPEAIEVFLEKKIAFSPGKASNAGGVATSGLEMSQNSLRLSWTREEVDERLHNIMKSIHAACVKYGTEGDYVNYVKGANIAGFVKVADAMIDQGVV
- a CDS encoding T9SS type A sorting domain-containing protein, which produces MGFYRTILSLLLLFVLNHAQAQTTFATETFGTGAAKGTLANGFNADLGTWTVQNTGTNGSDANNWYVSGEECGNAAGTCGSACPGGDNSLHVSAIGGLCGTPDCGAAYNETSALNQTNQRAISPVIDCSSYSTITLNFNYIAAQGDDGFWVEYSTDAGSTWSTFTGGNVAATQCCSCLDAFYCSFLGLCCPPQTTQSCAGGGQGFWTAVSLSFPATADGNPNVRFAFHWSNDGNGFGSDPSVAIDDITLTYDGVVLSVKMKDFSCESEGNINYLHWTTLSESSSSHFEIEHSLDGYQFRKVGAVNAAGNSSSAKDYNFVHTVDQHQNIYRIKSVDTDGSFQYSKTITVFNDVSKATISHANGQFQIKNLENENGIITVYNLSGQEVISPISFSFADNQVKLPINNLKAGIYFVKVNSNIGSKKFKIVLQ
- a CDS encoding 3-deoxy-D-manno-octulosonic acid transferase, whose product is MKLFYNLGVNMYTFAVRLASLWSPKAKKWVKGRKDVWEKLEKFNPSQMVYWFHCASLGEFEQGRPLMEAIKQNQNCQIVVTFFSPSGYEIRKNYEGADLVVYLPKDSSKNARRFIKCVQPKFVFFIKYEFWANYILTCKQEGIPVYSVAALFRKNQSFFTWYGGYMRKVLGAFNHIFVQNEHSQKLLSSIQIDSTVCGDTRYDRVMQNASKVQQYPKIEKYFGNEVFILGSIWSEDLDVVKSSLSNLTDQKVIIAPHEISDSFIRKIESEIKLDSVRYSQFVKDDFQGSPQLLIIDNIGMLMNLYQYGSIAYVGGAFKTGLHNILEPASFGLPVIFGNKFEKFPEAFSFIEAGIGFSVDDAASFENTFQKVKSLKEINGKVLSFMKENQGATEKILNKIIEEQS
- a CDS encoding DegT/DnrJ/EryC1/StrS family aminotransferase, with amino-acid sequence MKQIQMVDLKTQYEEIKSEVDRAVIDVIASSAFVNGPDVKAFQSELESYLDVKHVIPCANGTDALQIALMALDLKPGDEVITSDFTFAATVEVVGLLQLKHVLVDVDPDTFNISLEAIEAAITPKTRVIIPVHLFGQAANMEEILALANKHNIHVVEDNAQAIGGSYTFSNGVTKKNGTMGVIGTTSFFPSKNLGCYGDGGAIFTNNDEIAVKIRSIVNHGMGERYHYERLGVNSRLDSIQAAVLRIKLRKLDEYIAKRQAAAQHYNEFFSQIDGVTTPALNPKADHVFHQYTLKIEGLDQFKLQNYLNEQGIPAMIYYPIPLHSQEAYEADRYNDEDFAVTNSLCKQVISLPMHTELDKEQLDYICDHLKKYLSQN
- a CDS encoding UDP-glucose dehydrogenase family protein; the protein is MKKIAVIGSGYVGLVTGTCFAETGNNVICVDIDEKKVDKMRNGEVPIYEPHLDVIFERNIKQNRLSFTTDLKSAVDASEIIFLALPTPPGEDGSADLSYVLGVAEELGKIITEYKVIVDKSTVPVGTAEKVHAAVAKNAQCDFDIVSNPEFLREGFAVDDFLKPDRVVIGSSSERARKIMKELYKPFVRQGNPIIFMDEKSAELTKYAANSFLATKITFMNEIANFCEKVGANVDDVRIGMGSDSRIGKRFLFPGIGFGGSCFPKDVQALVRSGKEVNYKFNIIDAVLSVNDQQKLKLIDKIRNHYGDLNGLHFGLWGLAFKPDTDDIREAPALYMIEELLQAGAKITAYDPEAMENVKQQFGDKIEFSSSAYEALKDKDALLIATEWGAFRNPDFDKIKEQLKSPKIFDGRNLFDLEEMEGKGFYYESIGRQTITG
- a CDS encoding UDP-glucuronic acid decarboxylase family protein, translating into MDKRKKILITGAAGFLGSHLCDRFIKEGFHVIAMDNLITGRLKNIEHLFPLENFEFYHHDVSKFIHIPGHLDYILHFASPASPIDYLKIPIQTLKVGSLGIHNCLGLAKAKNATLMIASTSEVYGDPEVHPQTEDYWGHVNPIGPRGVYDEAKRFQEAMTMAYHTYHNVDTRIVRIFNTYGPRMRLNDGRVLPAFIGQALRGEDLTVFGDGSQTRSFCYVDDLVEGIYRLLMSDYNYPVNIGNPDEISIKDFAEEIIQLTGTSQKIIYKDLPVNDPKQRQPDITRAKEILGWEPKVGRKEGLEKTYAYFKSLSPEELNEKDHYNFDKYIVK